AGTTCGAGTACGCGCCGGGAACCGTGATCGCAGAGCGGATCGCGCCGAACAGCAACTTCGCCTCGATCCAGCAGGACGCGGGTCGCCGCTTCGGCACGTTCCCGAACGTGCGTGCCTCAGGTCCCGGCAGCGGCACGTCGAACGCGATGGTCGGGCTTCCGATGGGCGTGTACCGCGCCGTCGTCACGGGTGGTCAGTCAAACGCTGGGGGTGGCTGGTTCAGGGTGACGGCGTTCAACGGAGACGGTGAGCGCATCGGGCAGGTGACACAGGGCATCGGCGACTATCGCGGCACCGGATTCGTGACCGCAAACGAGCCGATCGTCTACCTCGAGGTGCGCGCATCCGGTCCCTGGTCCCTCGAGGTGCGCGACGCCAGGCACCTGCCCCTCCTGCGAGCAGGCAGCGGCGCCGGCGACCACGTCGCGCTCTGGGACGGACGGACGTATGCGATGCTCGCGTTCCGCGACCGCCCCGGCATGGTGCTCTCGGTGCAGCACCAGTGGCTGTGGACGACCTCACCCGCACGTCGCACAGAGGTTGCGCACGGCTACGCGAGCGCCAACATCCCGCCTGGTCCACAGCTCGTCGTGATCCAGCCGGGCACCGAGCGTCCGACCTGGAACTTCGATCTCATCTTGACGCCGTAGTCGGGTCTCAGCTGGCGGCGGCAGCCTCACGCGCCGTGATGCGCGCCTGCACCTCTGGCCTGCGCAGCGGCGGCACCGTCTTCGGCGGCTGCCGTCGCTCCGGCAGGTCGTCGAGCAGGTGCCGCGTGATGTGCGCGATCTCTGCGACGGCGCGCTCGAAGGCGTCGTGGGTGCGCTCGGTCGGATGCGTGATGCCGGAGACCTTCCGCACGTACTGACGCGCTGCGGCTTCGACCTCGGTCTCGTCGGCCGCGGGCTCGAGGCCGCGGAGGATGGTGATGTTCCTGCACATGCCAGCCACGGTAGGCCTGACCGGCGACACGCGCTAGAGCCGGAGAGCCGGGACTGGTGCGCGCTGCGCTCGCGCGCCCGCGGCGCGCGATGCCGAAAACGGCCGCGGTGCCGGTTCTCCACAGGTCGCCCGATCGGTCGACGGCGTGTGGGCGGCATCGCATATTCTTTCCCAAC
The window above is part of the Agrococcus sp. ARC_14 genome. Proteins encoded here:
- a CDS encoding DUF2277 domain-containing protein yields the protein MCRNITILRGLEPAADETEVEAAARQYVRKVSGITHPTERTHDAFERAVAEIAHITRHLLDDLPERRQPPKTVPPLRRPEVQARITAREAAAAS